The following coding sequences lie in one Pan paniscus chromosome X, NHGRI_mPanPan1-v2.0_pri, whole genome shotgun sequence genomic window:
- the LOC129392977 gene encoding protein EOLA1 isoform X4: MVREPVCSAFLRTVKKLSGRVFPPLAVKQVLSAAPAVPTLLRTAPKTPWDGPESAESQPLPLGLLWCSTSVTDGSSRPSRNWEGDAWQELLVERLGMTPAQIQALLREGEKFGRGVIAGLVDIGETLQCPEDLTPDEVVELENQAVLTNLKQKYLTVISNPRWLLEPIPRKGGKDVFQNP; the protein is encoded by the exons ATGGTGCGGGAGCCTGTGTGCTCAGCCTTCTTGCGGACG GTAAAGAAGCTAAGTGGAAGAGTGTTTCCTCCTCTGGCCGTAAAGCAGGTACTCTCTGCAGCACCAG CTGTCCCCACCCTACTCCGGACAGCCCCAAAGACTCCATGGGATGGACCTGAGTCAGCCGAATCCCAGCCCCTTCCCTTGGGCCTGCTGTGGTGCTCGACATCAGTGACAGACGGAAGCAGCAGACCATCAAG GAACTGGGAAGGCGATGCCTGGCAGGAGCTGCTGGTGGAGAGACTCGGGATGACTCCTGCTCAGATTCAGGCCTTACTCAGGGAAGGGGAAAAGTTTGGTCGAGGAGTGATAGCGG GACTCGTTGACATTGGGGAAACTTTGCAATGCCCCGAAGACTTAACTCCCGATGAGGTTGTGGAACTAGAAAATCAAGCTGTACTGACCAACCTGAAGCAGAAGTACCTGACTGTGATTTCAAACCCCAGGTGGTTACTGGAGCCCATACCTAGGAAAGGAGGCAAGGATGTATTCCAG AATCCATAG
- the LOC129392977 gene encoding protein EOLA1 isoform X2 has product MVREPVCSAFLRTVKKLSGRVFPPLAVKQVLSAAPAVPTLLRTAPKTPWDGPESAESQPLPLGLLWCSTSVTDGSSRPSRNWEGDAWQELLVERLGMTPAQIQALLREGEKFGRGVIAGLVDIGETLQCPEDLTPDEVVELENQAVLTNLKQKYLTVISNPRWLLEPIPRKGGKDVFQQSF; this is encoded by the exons ATGGTGCGGGAGCCTGTGTGCTCAGCCTTCTTGCGGACG GTAAAGAAGCTAAGTGGAAGAGTGTTTCCTCCTCTGGCCGTAAAGCAGGTACTCTCTGCAGCACCAG CTGTCCCCACCCTACTCCGGACAGCCCCAAAGACTCCATGGGATGGACCTGAGTCAGCCGAATCCCAGCCCCTTCCCTTGGGCCTGCTGTGGTGCTCGACATCAGTGACAGACGGAAGCAGCAGACCATCAAG GAACTGGGAAGGCGATGCCTGGCAGGAGCTGCTGGTGGAGAGACTCGGGATGACTCCTGCTCAGATTCAGGCCTTACTCAGGGAAGGGGAAAAGTTTGGTCGAGGAGTGATAGCGG GACTCGTTGACATTGGGGAAACTTTGCAATGCCCCGAAGACTTAACTCCCGATGAGGTTGTGGAACTAGAAAATCAAGCTGTACTGACCAACCTGAAGCAGAAGTACCTGACTGTGATTTCAAACCCCAGGTGGTTACTGGAGCCCATACCTAGGAAAGGAGGCAAGGATGTATTCCAG CAAAGTTTCTAG
- the LOC129392977 gene encoding uncharacterized protein LOC129392977 isoform X5: MVREPVCSAFLRTVKKLSGRVFPPLAVKQVLSAAPAVPTLLRTAPKTPWDGPESAESQPLPLGLLWCSTSVTDGSSRPSRPREARGACEDEVWLPLLPAALCWLCLKWNQDCGDALASSAEQPAELYHRCPHCSQELGRRCLAGAAGGETRDDSCSDSGLTQGRGKVWSRSDSGTR; this comes from the exons ATGGTGCGGGAGCCTGTGTGCTCAGCCTTCTTGCGGACG GTAAAGAAGCTAAGTGGAAGAGTGTTTCCTCCTCTGGCCGTAAAGCAGGTACTCTCTGCAGCACCAG CTGTCCCCACCCTACTCCGGACAGCCCCAAAGACTCCATGGGATGGACCTGAGTCAGCCGAATCCCAGCCCCTTCCCTTGGGCCTGCTGTGGTGCTCGACATCAGTGACAGACGGAAGCAGCAGACCATCAAG GCCACGGGAGGCCCGGGGCGCTTGCGAAGATGAAGTTTGGCTGCCTCTCCTTCCGGCAGCCTTATGCTGGCTTTGTCTTAAATGGAATCAAGACTGTGGAGACGCGCTGGCGTCCTCTGCTGAGCAGCCAGCGGAACTGTACCATCGCTGTCCACATTGCTCACAGGAACTGGGAAGGCGATGCCTGGCAGGAGCTGCTGGTGGAGAGACTCGGGATGACTCCTGCTCAGATTCAGGCCTTACTCAGGGAAGGGGAAAAGTTTGGTCGAGGAGTGATAGCGG GACTCGTTGA
- the LOC129392977 gene encoding protein EOLA1 isoform X1 has protein sequence MVREPVCSAFLRTVKKLSGRVFPPLAVKQVLSAAPAVPTLLRTAPKTPWDGPESAESQPLPLGLLWCSTSVTDGSSRPSRNWEGDAWQELLVERLGMTPAQIQALLREGEKFGRGVIAGLVDIGETLQCPEDLTPDEVVELENQAVLTNLKQKYLTVISNPRWLLEPIPRKGGKDVFQVDIPEHLIPLGHEV, from the exons ATGGTGCGGGAGCCTGTGTGCTCAGCCTTCTTGCGGACG GTAAAGAAGCTAAGTGGAAGAGTGTTTCCTCCTCTGGCCGTAAAGCAGGTACTCTCTGCAGCACCAG CTGTCCCCACCCTACTCCGGACAGCCCCAAAGACTCCATGGGATGGACCTGAGTCAGCCGAATCCCAGCCCCTTCCCTTGGGCCTGCTGTGGTGCTCGACATCAGTGACAGACGGAAGCAGCAGACCATCAAG GAACTGGGAAGGCGATGCCTGGCAGGAGCTGCTGGTGGAGAGACTCGGGATGACTCCTGCTCAGATTCAGGCCTTACTCAGGGAAGGGGAAAAGTTTGGTCGAGGAGTGATAGCGG GACTCGTTGACATTGGGGAAACTTTGCAATGCCCCGAAGACTTAACTCCCGATGAGGTTGTGGAACTAGAAAATCAAGCTGTACTGACCAACCTGAAGCAGAAGTACCTGACTGTGATTTCAAACCCCAGGTGGTTACTGGAGCCCATACCTAGGAAAGGAGGCAAGGATGTATTCCAGGTAGACATCCCAGAGCACCTGATCCCTTTGGGGCATGAAGTGTGA
- the LOC129392977 gene encoding protein EOLA1 isoform X3 — protein sequence MVKKLSGRVFPPLAVKQVLSAAPAVPTLLRTAPKTPWDGPESAESQPLPLGLLWCSTSVTDGSSRPSRNWEGDAWQELLVERLGMTPAQIQALLREGEKFGRGVIAGLVDIGETLQCPEDLTPDEVVELENQAVLTNLKQKYLTVISNPRWLLEPIPRKGGKDVFQVDIPEHLIPLGHEV from the exons ATG GTAAAGAAGCTAAGTGGAAGAGTGTTTCCTCCTCTGGCCGTAAAGCAGGTACTCTCTGCAGCACCAG CTGTCCCCACCCTACTCCGGACAGCCCCAAAGACTCCATGGGATGGACCTGAGTCAGCCGAATCCCAGCCCCTTCCCTTGGGCCTGCTGTGGTGCTCGACATCAGTGACAGACGGAAGCAGCAGACCATCAAG GAACTGGGAAGGCGATGCCTGGCAGGAGCTGCTGGTGGAGAGACTCGGGATGACTCCTGCTCAGATTCAGGCCTTACTCAGGGAAGGGGAAAAGTTTGGTCGAGGAGTGATAGCGG GACTCGTTGACATTGGGGAAACTTTGCAATGCCCCGAAGACTTAACTCCCGATGAGGTTGTGGAACTAGAAAATCAAGCTGTACTGACCAACCTGAAGCAGAAGTACCTGACTGTGATTTCAAACCCCAGGTGGTTACTGGAGCCCATACCTAGGAAAGGAGGCAAGGATGTATTCCAGGTAGACATCCCAGAGCACCTGATCCCTTTGGGGCATGAAGTGTGA
- the LOC129392977 gene encoding protein EOLA1 isoform X8 — protein MKFGCLSFRQPYAGFVLNGIKTVETRWRPLLSSQRNCTIAVHIAHRNWEGDAWQELLVERLGMTPAQIQALLREGEKFGRGVIAGLVDIGETLQCPEDLTPDEVVELENQAVLTNLKQKYLTVISNPRWLLEPIPRKGGKDVFQNP, from the exons ATGAAGTTTGGCTGCCTCTCCTTCCGGCAGCCTTATGCTGGCTTTGTCTTAAATGGAATCAAGACTGTGGAGACGCGCTGGCGTCCTCTGCTGAGCAGCCAGCGGAACTGTACCATCGCTGTCCACATTGCTCACAGGAACTGGGAAGGCGATGCCTGGCAGGAGCTGCTGGTGGAGAGACTCGGGATGACTCCTGCTCAGATTCAGGCCTTACTCAGGGAAGGGGAAAAGTTTGGTCGAGGAGTGATAGCGG GACTCGTTGACATTGGGGAAACTTTGCAATGCCCCGAAGACTTAACTCCCGATGAGGTTGTGGAACTAGAAAATCAAGCTGTACTGACCAACCTGAAGCAGAAGTACCTGACTGTGATTTCAAACCCCAGGTGGTTACTGGAGCCCATACCTAGGAAAGGAGGCAAGGATGTATTCCAG AATCCATAG
- the LOC129392977 gene encoding protein EOLA1 isoform X7, with product MKFGCLSFRQPYAGFVLNGIKTVETRWRPLLSSQRNCTIAVHIAHRNWEGDAWQELLVERLGMTPAQIQALLREGEKFGRGVIAGLVDIGETLQCPEDLTPDEVVELENQAVLTNLKQKYLTVISNPRWLLEPIPRKGGKDVFQQSF from the exons ATGAAGTTTGGCTGCCTCTCCTTCCGGCAGCCTTATGCTGGCTTTGTCTTAAATGGAATCAAGACTGTGGAGACGCGCTGGCGTCCTCTGCTGAGCAGCCAGCGGAACTGTACCATCGCTGTCCACATTGCTCACAGGAACTGGGAAGGCGATGCCTGGCAGGAGCTGCTGGTGGAGAGACTCGGGATGACTCCTGCTCAGATTCAGGCCTTACTCAGGGAAGGGGAAAAGTTTGGTCGAGGAGTGATAGCGG GACTCGTTGACATTGGGGAAACTTTGCAATGCCCCGAAGACTTAACTCCCGATGAGGTTGTGGAACTAGAAAATCAAGCTGTACTGACCAACCTGAAGCAGAAGTACCTGACTGTGATTTCAAACCCCAGGTGGTTACTGGAGCCCATACCTAGGAAAGGAGGCAAGGATGTATTCCAG CAAAGTTTCTAG
- the LOC129392977 gene encoding protein EOLA1 isoform X6, which translates to MKFGCLSFRQPYAGFVLNGIKTVETRWRPLLSSQRNCTIAVHIAHRNWEGDAWQELLVERLGMTPAQIQALLREGEKFGRGVIAGLVDIGETLQCPEDLTPDEVVELENQAVLTNLKQKYLTVISNPRWLLEPIPRKGGKDVFQVDIPEHLIPLGHEV; encoded by the exons ATGAAGTTTGGCTGCCTCTCCTTCCGGCAGCCTTATGCTGGCTTTGTCTTAAATGGAATCAAGACTGTGGAGACGCGCTGGCGTCCTCTGCTGAGCAGCCAGCGGAACTGTACCATCGCTGTCCACATTGCTCACAGGAACTGGGAAGGCGATGCCTGGCAGGAGCTGCTGGTGGAGAGACTCGGGATGACTCCTGCTCAGATTCAGGCCTTACTCAGGGAAGGGGAAAAGTTTGGTCGAGGAGTGATAGCGG GACTCGTTGACATTGGGGAAACTTTGCAATGCCCCGAAGACTTAACTCCCGATGAGGTTGTGGAACTAGAAAATCAAGCTGTACTGACCAACCTGAAGCAGAAGTACCTGACTGTGATTTCAAACCCCAGGTGGTTACTGGAGCCCATACCTAGGAAAGGAGGCAAGGATGTATTCCAGGTAGACATCCCAGAGCACCTGATCCCTTTGGGGCATGAAGTGTGA
- the LOC129395211 gene encoding heat shock transcription factor, X-linked member 3, whose amino-acid sequence MASQNTEQEYEAKLAPSVGGEPTSGGPSGSSPDPNPDSSEVLDRHEDQAMSQDPGSQDNSPPEDRNQRVVNVEDNHNLFRLFFPRKLWTIVEEDTFKSVSWNDDGDAVIIDKDLFQREVLQRRGAERIFKTDSLTSFIRQLNLYGFCKTRPSNSPGNKKMMIYCNSNFQRDKPRLLENIQRKDARRNTAQQATRVPTTKRKNLVATRRSLRIYHINARKAAIKMCQQGAPSVQGSSGTQSFRRSGMWSKKSATRHPLGNGPPQEPNGPSWEGTSGNVTFTSSATTWMEGTGIPSSLVYSDNGSEMSLYNICYYALLASLSVMSPNEPSDDEEE is encoded by the exons ATGGCGAGTCAGAACACTGAACAGGAATATGAAGCCAAGCTGGCCCCATCTGTTGGTGGAGAGCCAACAAGCGGGGGCCCATCTGGTTCTTCACCTGATCCAAATCCAGATTCCAGCGAGGTTTTGGACAGGCACGAGGACCaagccatgagccaagatccagGCTCCCAAGATAACTCACCACCAGAAGACCGAAACCAACGCGTGGTCAACGTGGAAGACAACCACAACCTTTTTAGGCTCTTCTTCCCAAGAAAGCTTTGGACGATTGTGGAGGAAGACACATTCAAGTCTGTGAGCTGGAACGATGATGGAGACGCCGTGATCATCGACAAGGATCTCTTCCAGAGGGAGGTTCTTCAACGGAGAGGTGCAGAGAGGATCTTCAAAACAGACAGCTTGACGAGTTTCATTCGCCAGCTGAACCTCTATGGATTCTGCAAAACACGCCCAAGCAACTCTCCAGGAAACAAGAAAATGATG aTCTACTGCAACTCCAATTTTCAGAGAGACAAGCCCAGGCTCCTGGAGAATATCCAGAGAAAGGATGCCCGCAGAAACACCGCTCAGCAAGCGACCCGTGTCCCAACTACAAAGAGAAAGAATCTGGTAGCTACAAGACGCTCCCTACGTATCTATCACATCAATGCCAGGAAAGCAGCAATCAAAATGTGTCAGCAGGGAGCCCCCAGTGTTCAGGGGTCCAGTGGCACCCAGTCCTTCAGGCGCTCTGGCATGTGGTCCAAGAAGAGTGCCACTAGGCATCCCCTGGGAAATGGGCCCCCTCAGGAACCAAATGGCCCAAGTTGGGAGGGCACCTCTGGGAATGTCACATTTACATCTTCGGCTACTACCTGGATGGAAGGCACAGGGATTCCTAGTAGTCTGGTTTACTCAGATAATGGTAGTGAAATGTCTTTGTACAATATCTGTTACTACGCTCTGTTGGCCTCCCTCTCAGTCATGTCTCCAAATGAGCCCTCTGACGATGAGGAGGAGTAG